One Xyrauchen texanus isolate HMW12.3.18 chromosome 26, RBS_HiC_50CHRs, whole genome shotgun sequence genomic window, TAGATTTGAATTTCACCACTGTAATATCCAGGCTTATTGTAATTTGTAAACATGATGTGTGCTGATAGTTTCAGTACAAGTCCAAGACACTTTGCTAGTAGAGAAAAATTAAATAAGTCTCTCACACATAGACATGCCAAACATATCCAGGGTGTGTCTCACAAAATCAGTCAAGAACATGTCTAGGTCATATACCagccaattgtgtgtgtgtgtgtaaaaaggtattgttttatatttatattgtgcgtatatatatatatatatatatatatatacgcatacatatgtggccaaaagtttggaataatggacagattttgctgttttggaaggaaattgatacttcaATTTAAaagcggcattcaactgatcacaaagtatattcaggacattactgatgtaaaaaacagcaccatcactatttgaaaaatgtcatttttgatcaaatctatacagcagcatcactgcaacaccttatctttgagtaatcatgataaattgatcatttgattctagaaaatctcttgccattatatcaaacactgctgaaagatatttgattcattcaatgaatcttaacattgtctttgtgtttgtttttgagttgccacagtgtgcaatagactgacatgtcttaaggtcaatattaggtcaaaaatggcaaaaaaagaaacagctttctctagaaactcatcagtcaatcattgttttgaggaatgaaggctatacaatgcttgaaattgactaaaaactgaagatttcattcaaaggtgtacactacagtcttaaaagacaaagaacaactggctctaacaaggacagaaagagatgtggaagaccagatgtacaactaaacaagaggataagtacatcagagtctctagtttgagaaatagacgcctcacatatcctcagctgacagcttcattgaattctacacgctcaacaccaatttcatgtacaacagtaaagagaagactcaggggtgcagccttatgggaagaattgcaaagaaaaagacacttttgaaaaggttagagtgggcaaaggaacagacattggacaacagataaatggaaaagagtgttatggatcttttgttggatcagctagactgtaatatgagtgagaagtgcccgacaagacaatcacatctatggcaagtgctacaggaagtgtggggtgaaatgtcacctgagtttctggacaaactgaccgctagaatgtcaaagatctgcaaatctgtcattgctgcacatggaggattgttttatgagaaatctttgaagcactttaagaagttttgaacattgttttcaaattgtaatagtaattgttcacgttattaatgtcctgactatacattgtgatcagttgaatgctactttggtgaattaaagtaaaaatgtctttccataagtgcaaaatctgtacattattccaaacttttggccaccagtgtatacatACATCTTGGTGAACTAGCCGGGTATATTTGGGATTTGGAATAACTCCAAATAAAGTCTGTGGAAATATGCAAGGAACTAAAGAAAATAGGTGAGGTCAAGACTGTTTTatatggagccccttagaggacagggcgggaattattataattttttaaaataattttgcattcctttgcaataagatTTGGGTGCCCTCGCAATAATTTTGTGTTCTCTCGCAagaaatttaccatggttttactaaaataaacaatttttttaatatatttttttttatccccttttctcaaaatttggaatgcccaattcacactatTTAGTAAATTGGCAGCGCAGTTACTCACTTCAGTCCggttggtggaggacaagtctcagttgcctcagcttctgagaccgtcaatccacgcattttatcacgtgactcgttgtgcatgacaccgcagagactcacagcatgtggagactcatgctactctccacaatccacacacaacttaccacacgccccattgagagcgagaaccactaatcaccaccacgaggaggttaccccatgtgactaccctccctagcaaccgggccaatttggttgcttaggagacctgactggagtcactcagcacaccctggattcgaactcgcgactccaggtgtggtagtcagcgtcaatactcgctgggATACTCAGGCCGCCAAAATAACCAAactaaaactatggtaataaaaaatcctaattttgtggttattaattttactacaaatatcatggtatttgtggtaaaactatagtaaccacaaaattagacatggttaatctatagtaaaaccatggttactatatggataaaACTAtgatttacataaaataataataaaaaattgttagCCTAAAACAATCATGGTTACTGCAATATTACGTTTTTtctgccaaaaactatggttactacatcTACAATATTGGTGGCACTTTATTATAATgttgcatttattaacattattaaatacattaggtatcatgaacctacaatgaacaatatatattttacagcatttactcatctttgttaatgttaattaataaaaaatacaattgttcattgttagtttgttagttcatgcattaactaatgttaacatatagaacATTGATTTTAAAAgtcatatgttgaaattaacattaactgagattaataaatgctgtaaagaattgttcattgttagttcatgttaactaatgttgttaactaatgttaacaaatgaaaatcttatttaaaagtgttaaaacaacTACCCACAAAATTGTGATTTTATTACcctagttttcattttcctgtattattactatggtttcactatgaatatcatggttaaaatatggttactgtaggaaAACAATTGCAAGAGCatgcaaaactattttagaaaaacaaaatcCTGCCTTGTCCTTTCAGGGGCTCTGTAGATTTAAAaagattttccaaaaatgttaaaaaaaagaatacagtGGGATAGGATAATGATCACCACTTTCTTTCTACACATTTGAAAATGAATTCTCATCTGATGTCATCCAAACTTCCTGACTAAAGTACAAAAGTGagagaagacattcatttatgctgttttaaaaacaaaaacctgaGTCAGTTCCAAAAGCAGCATTCTATTGAAACGTTTTGATTGCCGCTTGTGTTTCCCTGATGATTTCCAGCATCTAATCAGAGCTCTCGAGGGGTAAGGGGGTGTGGCACATGTCCTCATCTTCTCCTGTTGTTGAAGTTGTGGACTTTCCCTGAGATCCCGGTGATAACTGCTGTGCTTTGATTGGGCAGTTGGCCACCATGTGGGAGATGCTCTGGCAAAAATGGCACTTTTTTGGCTGAGGCGGCAGTTGACATTCTTTGGCGTGATGGTTCGGCCCTCCACAGTTGAAGCATCTATAAATGGTGCAGAGAAATAATTGTTATTTGCATATGTGACCATTAGAGGGCGCTATAACTTTTGAAATCATTGGCCAGGTTTTGTTTGGAATGGACCACTAGCTTACTGATTATTCAGTAGTGTGCAGTATGTACCTATACTGGCAGCTATTTTGTAAAAACACACAGTACTTGAAATGGAACACAGAATGGAACagtaaatgtttcaaacagtgGTATGCAACATTGTTGTTTAGTACCCCACTATTCTGCATGTCTAAGGGTGTTATTGTTCAGGCAGGGGAAGGAGGCGGTTTTCGAGGAGGTGGGACATCTCTTTGGCTCTTTGTTTCAATATGCAGCCTGACCTTTGCACTTTGATCCCTGTTCCCCTCTGCTCACCCCCCCACCCAGCTCACATACATCACACCTCAGGGTTGCTATGGCTGCATTCACCTTTGACCTTTCTTAGGCACCTACATCTGTTATTAATGAAATGGACAGGATCTGATTCTCCATCATGAGGCATGGAAAGAGAGACAGAATATCAATAACCAGcaggtaaaagtacattttacaaAATGGGAATTGCCACATGTAGAATTCCATTCAAGTTTTCTGATTACGTAAATCGCATGACTGATACCTTGTTGCAGGTTACGGTAATAACAATGCGCTGCTTTAAACTTTCAAGATTGTGGGCaaatgaccatggcaatgtttgGAACAGGAACATACTACTCCATTTCTGCAGTGAAGACTACGCATTCTGAGCGTacaatgcacattttctgtgaaCTTTGCAAGTGTTAATCCCGTCACCAAAATgacagaaattattttttttacattaatgaagggttttttattttgtcaacaaTAAACAAGATGAGACAAAAGACACGTGACAATTACAAAGTGATTTTAATTATACTGCCGATGAAAATGACGAGAAAGAAAGACTGCGTGCACTAATGATGTTTGTTATTGTTTAAAGAAAATCTAGAAAGTATTTATTTCAATAATCCACATATAGTTTGATGGGGATCATTTTTCAGCATGTTTAATTTCCAAATGCAGTATACATCActgatatgtggttataacaacatgagtaATAGGACTACGTTCATGCAATATTTGCCAAATAGTAAACCATTTTACATCATGTTATACATGCTTAAtgacacttattcaacattagtaacatatgaaaatgtatcttaacatCTATAAAGCATGTATTAAAACACTGCCAGCATTGGAAATCTGTACATAAAGTTTAGTATGGCTTAGTGGTtgtcaggctttattatatgatatctgATGTGAACGCAAAAACACTTTCAACTCTTCACGCTCACTTCAGGTTCTAGAACTATTTAAGTCAGGACAACACTTGGAGCTGcaacattcttttgacatcaacgtgaGAAGGAAAGCGACAACACAAGTCAGtgtttacagtaatgaaaataaaaacaaaaatcacataatccCTCTTTATAATCTcactataattattttattttattttattatttataaaaatgcttgctgcattgtgacaaatCATGAGTTAGGgcattttatgtaaaaaagtatatttatacagcatgtataacatgtaagttaaaattctcactatttggcaagtactaCATGAAAGTAGTCCTATtactcatgttgttataaccacatatcattgttgtatattaaataataaataaatgacttattagtctgaaagggattaatggaaaggaggaggcgagaaccggcttgacaatataaataatagttttaatgataaacttaaaagacaaaaacacacatgacggtcagctgcccataaacgatctctctctctctctctcacaccacaGTCAGCCGATATCACTCTCAGAGGctcgattagcctgataaggggccgggtgtgtaaaatcacagcCCAGCCCGCCCTCCCCCGTCACATtcttccctcgttctctcaggccagggagcccccggcatgacgtacacccccccaacCTTTTTTTAGGGAGggtgtgccctaagccccgtctacCGGCAGgccatccccgccttcctgaatctgagAAGGGACAGGGGAGGGaaactaaaataattaaaataggtgGGGtaattcctgtaacagtgtaataccctcctcctcctcctccctaaaaaaaaaacactgtaaaatttaaaagagagtgaAAGGCCAACACGGAACGGCAGTgggaaagagagaggagagagagaaaaatcacttactcgccggttctccgatatgccgtagcttggtccttggccactcctccactctctactggacgacagccacgcctccccggatcggaggcagtcctccggcccatgttggacagaatgccccgccacgttctcAGGGAAaagaaggggtctcctccgcccttggccccttctcccctcgcggtcggcgaccaattcctccacttccaggcggccgagCTCCTCCGCCCCCCCaaaagatggccgtggctgctccgttggggtggatggtagcggcaagaactccacggtgtatccctcctccttcccgggtcttcggcaccagtgtaaagcgattcatggaaaggaggaggcgagaaccggcttgacaatataaataatgttttaatggaaaacgtaaacaaaagacaaacatgatggtcagctgcccgtaaacgttctctctctctcgcaccaccatctgcagttggcctttatccttctcggaggcttaattagcctgataagggaccaggtgtgtaaaatcacgatgattatcattgcattatttttcacttattttttataaatagtaTGTAGTACACAGTGTCCCCACTATTCAGTCAGTAGTATGTTAGTAGTCCATTTGGAACACATCACCATCTTTTTGATCAGTCAGCATCCACACTTGACCATGATTAGATACAGCTGAGGATTGTGAGAGGACGGTGACTATCAATAACCTGCCACTATGCAGTGGGGGGGTGACTCCAGTGTGCCTAAATTCAAAGCTATGAGATTTTAAACAACCTATTGATCCAGCAGGTCAAGTCACCGCTGCAAAGGGTGGGGGAAGGACATGTTTGGTCAGAATCTGAAGAAAACAGTttcaaagtgattaaaaaaacacCATgttttaaaggagcaatatgtaatatatttactgtactaaagcataaaatatcataatatgttatcagatatTTAGGAAGCATGctagttgaaatactggcttctccgaaaacaatgctacagccataTATATATTCTCCTTTGAAACGGCCGttccggaatttctgtttgtgttttggcctgtgtgatcctgcccactgcccatttcccattTCAAACAAGTTAGCAGGAAAACACAGCGctctgcagccatggaagccagcaatataTCTAGCTAACactgacagagttataaaaaatccacatgagctgaaaaatgtgaaaaattgcaaacatttacattagctgatcaacttacagtgtaagtcTTGTcgtttgccattgtcagtttgctcgctcctgttgcgtgtcctcaacctggaaACCCatgtgagcttcgagtctgggaggaggggggtgggggagacaactctctgcaatattttgaatttggactgcagtacccaatttaaacgcttgatgtcaatgcTAAATATTGCTCCTTTAATAGTAACACAATCAGGCCATTCATCTCAGTAGCAGTGCTGGGGaacaactaactaaaagtagtagTGCTACTACCTTTTTCAGTGGCAAGCTACTTTTTTCAATGAGCAGCAGTATAGCGTGACAAATCGTTACATGTGTGTTTTTTGTTACACTGTATGACACACACAGCCTTACGCCTGTTTTACACCACATGCCGAAGCAGGACAGAAGCGGTGcttctgattgacaaattcacttgtgaaatggattgctgtgaactgtgtgacaatgattgacttatgatcaataatatggtaataaacaatacattgtattctaaagctgctttttgtattgtcttattaatgattaactcttctgctacaagaatgccacaggggctttctcagcaaatatttgtatatgccattcatcgcgattaattaatcgggacaccatttaATTTATCCGATtacttttttttatcaattgacagccctagtaataacTAATAAAGActtatttgttctttctttctaagCATAAGACCAGCATaagacacaaagacacatttGGTGTGCTTGTATTGAGCTTCAAGTGAAATTCTGTATGTTCATGGCATCTCTGCCAGTCTATCCTTATAAGAAGGGGTTTGGGTGGCATTCAAACTTTTCtgatatatctacagtatattgtggagtgattacatttttatattaattcgataattatttatattgtattaatatcttaatggaaattatataattatttcaggtttatttattcatacatattttatggCTAGTGtgggaaaattatttaaaaagtcttTAAACAAATGCAAGACTGCCAAAAATATGTCTTGCAATAAATAatgatcaaaatgtttttatataaattgtCTCGTTGAATGCACTTTAAACTGGAGTGAGACATACTGGGGGGGAGTGACTGTCACTTTGCTCACATCTGATTGGTCCAGAATCTGGATAAGATCTCTGATCGAGAACATAAactgctccggagcaggttagACGATTAGCGTATGTTACTATGGTGTGGAACCCTGATGAAAGCGTATCCACTTTACTGGTACCGTGAATTCAGAGTTCACTTAAACTAAGTTTAAACTTGTCTAGCTAGCTTCTTAATCCTGCTTTGTGGCCACAGGTCTAAAGGGTTAACAGTATACCCATATATGGCCGAGTGTACtaccaaatgtaaacaaatgcataCAACAGCACGTGTGGTCTGTAAATTGAGAACATATCTCGGTCTTGTATTGAAAggctgtagagcggaggagggcggggctggaacgacacacgcccagtccccaatcaacCTGATGGTgcacacgagggataaaggcggtcggagatgacagttcgagagagagagaattacaggcagttgccctgtgtgtggttatgtttgtgtgttttggttaagttgatcattaaaatattatttatattgtcaagccagttcttgcctcctcattTCCCTTTAACCGTGTTACAAAGACACTTGTATTAAAGTGCTCTATTGCCCTCAAATTTTATAAGGAAAACACGTTGTATTCTGTACCTGGCTGTTGGTAAATATGGTAAGTTAACATATTGGAAGTGAGTCCATTTTGTGAGGAAAGTACTTGACACTTAAATGTTTTGGCTGGTGTTTGAACAAAGCAATATCTCTATTCAATGGCTGTGCATAATTCGTTTTTTGACATTGACGCGATGCACTGGCTCGGCGTGCAATGTAAAAAAGCTAGCAACCGTTCCAACCAAGCAAAACTGAGACAACAATCAGACATCTTCTCCTAAAATAAAGTGAATACGTTTATTCAGAGGGTTTCTCTAAACGAAATGGCAAAAATTATTCTTGTCACCGTGTGATGGTCTTTTTTTGCAGCTTTCTAAATGCAATTTTTATAAAGTAGAGTATTTAACTCTACTTTATAAGCAAGTCATTTTCTAGTTTTACTACTATTgtgtaaatgtatctgtttaaGTTTAATGTGTTCAAGCTAATTGTATTTGTGCCAAATTTGCTACGATTTAGGGTTGGAAACTGTCCTGTATGGACAGTTGGTAAGACGTTCTGTACAGGACGCCTTTTTTCCAGTGGCAATACGCATGAAGGACTGTCGTTGAAACACAGCATTCTGTTCTTCATTGAAGCTGCAAAATGCTCGCAAATACGACAAAATGGATTAGGGTGTCTGACGGCGAAACATCCAACCATCCATATTTAAGCGTTCAAAATGTTCAAGCATCCCACATGGCAAAAAAAATGCCAACCCTACTCTCATCGTCTAGtaattgtacatttataaaagaCATTTCCCCATTAAATACCATAGCTTCAAATtttgtttacaaatgttttgttaataGCCTGTAATTTAGCCACATTTGCAAAACTGTAGCTTTACTGGgttggtggtggtggtatagcaggctaaagcacataactggtaatcagaaaggtTGCCGGTTcaatccccatagccaccaccattgtgtccttcagcaaggcacttaactccaagttgctctggggggattgcccctgtaaaGGCCAAAGTATCCGCCTTGAAATTCACTCCACGCACAGTATGCGTTACACAAATTGGCTTGTCCGTGTGCCGCCTAGAATGTCTTGACCAGCGAACGTGTTCCTCATCTGTGCATGCGCTGGatattgactgtactaaaagagtgtcacaaagcagttgtagtgtgcatgcaCTGAACGCGATCCGTAACGCAGAAAAATTAAGTATACCCGGGCCTTAtatcgctttggatgaaagcatctgccaaatgcataaatgtaaatataaatgtctttactgtagTTAAACTGCTTTACAATATGTGTTGGGAAAGTTACTTAAAGTAATCCCattcaaattacttatctagaatatctagtaatcagattactttactgattaaaAGTAATACGATTTCTGTAAATAATTACTTGATAAtaagattacacccaacactgattatggGTGTAATGATTGTTATGAATAGCTTTCAGTTTTAATGTAGCTTAACCAACAATGACCAGTGGCTTGTGAAATTTAGGCAAattttataaaacagaaaaagtaccacctttatattaggtgtctttaacaacTTTAgcatacaatgtacttattatgtacatacatgttgtagCATTGTACTTGCTTTTAAGTTCCTGAATTTAGTTACATATGTAATTACACTGTTAACAAAGGTTACCCCAACCcataaacctacctgtacctcaactgCAGTAGCATCAAATGTGAATCATGTGAGAATTTTGCTGAAAAACATTGttacaatacattgtattgtacgTATGTTTTAATGCTTGTGTATAGTAGTTAAATATGTCTTTAAAGTAGGGACGAAAAGAAAATTGGGAAGGTTTTCTAGGAATAGTCTCAAAGAAAAAAGCAAAACCAACATCTTTGCAAGTAAATGGGGATGTGCCTGATATATGAGGATGATTATGCCTAAATAAATACCTATACCAAGGCACTGAATGTTTAATGTGCCATGatagtactttaaagaataccagtgaattaccatggtaacacattaaaaataaaaaagggctaAGGGAGACAACTTTACAGCCCACCCTAAGAGATGTATGGTTCATCTTTGATCTTAGAGCTGGTCTAAAGTCTTAAATCATTCATCATAGAGCATGGCCAAACAAAGATGTTCTTCACCCACCGGTCTCCTTTTGAACGACGCTTCTGGGCACCTTTGGGATTTTTCTCACCGCCTACACATTGTGCCCCGCCTGGCCCCGTTACCCGTAAGGATTCGAGACCATTAGAAGACCTTTTAAATGCAAACTCCACCGCTTCCCCTTCCTTCAGACTGCGAAAGCCCTCCATATGAAGCTTGCTCTGTAGAGAGATGGTAAAAACACTGCTTCAAACACTTGGATCATTGGCTAAAGGAACTACGTAGCTTACCAATTTGTCAAATAAATGATTGTGATGAAGAATATAAATGTATCAttatgtagatattaaatttctTGATGACATCTTGTAGCAGTTAAAggtcgggcaaggaggaggcgagaaccggctgaacaatcaacataaacctttaatgcataaatgaacttaaacaaacataaacagacacatatgcaatgcagccacatgcatctctctctctcgaaccagcaTCTCTGGCCACCCCTTATCTCGccctcccgctgatcagctgattcagcaccggccgtACTCCATCACGGCCCgtccacgccctcctccttgttacacatatgtaaAGTGGGGTCTAAAAGTCAGagtaaataaaatgttcaagGATTGTATAAATTGAATATATTTATTGTCATTATAATCTGTACAATTAAATTTTGTGTGGCACTATCCTACAAGCAGCATATATAATGTATGCATAAACTGTATATGTGCTCATGCACACACTTgaaatattaacatacagtacattatatatcatatatataaacaaagaaaagttatgtaaaattataaaattttctgCATTATTTTACCAATCAAATGTCAAAATGTGTGACATTGGTCATGTTAACACCTTTGTACACAAagtcagattttcttgcttccatcATGCACAATCATCATGTTTTGACCTTGAGTCCATGCCATTTTAAATTAATGGAAATGGGGGCAAAATCTCACAGCG contains:
- the LOC127620022 gene encoding protein lin-28 homolog A-like, with product MGSVYDQYYTGGCVKTEEEDAGSFRGSGVCKWFNVRMGFGFLSMTHQEGIRLESPVDVFVHQSKLHMEGFRSLKEGEAVEFAFKRSSNGLESLRVTGPGGAQCVGGEKNPKGAQKRRSKGDRCFNCGGPNHHAKECQLPPQPKKCHFCQSISHMVANCPIKAQQLSPGSQGKSTTSTTGEDEDMCHTPLPLESSD